The genomic segment GAGGGATTTTGCGACACCATTACGATCACCTATTTCTTGAAAAATGGAAACAGACTGCTGATAGAACTCTATCGCTTTTTGGTATTCTCCCAGACTCTCATAAGCATTTCCTAGACCCAT from the Planktothrix tepida PCC 9214 genome contains:
- a CDS encoding tetratricopeptide repeat protein; amino-acid sequence: MGLGNAYESLGEYQKAIEFYQQSVSIFQEIGDRNGVAKSLNNLGNAYESLGEYQKAIEFYQQSVSIFQEIGDR